The sequence GTTTTGATTATCGATGAAATCTCAATGGTAGACATTTTAATGATGGAAAAAATATTATCTTCAATTTCAAAAAATACCAAGTTAATTTTTATAGGAGATCATAATCAATTAGGTCCAATAGAATCAGGTTCTATTCTAAGAAAAATTTGTTATTACGCAAATGATGGATATAGCTTTAAATCTATGATTAGTATTGAAAAACTTACACAATATAAATTGTGTAAAAAAATAAATAAAAAAACAACAAACTTTATTAGTGATAATATATGTGTTTTAAATAAAAACTACAGATTTAATAAAAATTCAGGTATTTATACGTTGTCTAATGCTATTTTTAAGAAAAAAACTAGGATCATTGAAAGTCTATTTGATAATTCGATAAAAAACATTTTTTTTTATGAAACTAACTCTTCTGAACAATATAAAAAAATGATCAAAAATATATGTTTAAACTATGAAGATTTTTGGGAAAAAATATATAAAAAAGCGACAATGAAAGAAATAATAGAATCTTTTCAAAATTATCAAGTTTTGTGCATATTGCATGATGGTTTATTTGGTGTGAATATTATAAATAAAAAGTTAGAAGAAAATATGTATAAAAAAAATATTATAAAATATTTTTATATTGATGGAGAAGAATGGTATATAGGGAAACCTATTATGATTATTAATAATAATCGTGCTCTAAATGTATCAAATGGAAATATAGGTATTACTAACATCAATAAAAATGGCATTTTACAAGTATCTTTTTTAAAAGAAAACAATACAATTAATAATATTCCTGTAAAGATATTAAGAAATTATAAAACTGCCTGGGCTATTACTGTTCATAAATCACAAGGTTCAGAATTTATGAATACAGCTTTAATACTACCTAATTTCAACTCTCATATTTTAAATAAAGACACTTTGTATACTGGTATAACAAGATCTCGAAAAATATTAAGTATTTTTTCAGATAAAAAAATTTTTTTAAATACTATTTTTAAAAATACGAATAAAATATTATTTTAATTTTAGTAATTTATTTTTTTAATAATTCCTGAAAATATTTAAATTACATCAATCATTAAAATTTTTGAACCACGCTGATAGTTATACATCTTCTTTTTACTTTCCGGTAAAACTTCAATGTCCACTAAAATAAAACCTCTTTCTTGAAACCAATGAATACTCTGGGTTGTTAATACAAAAATTCTTTTCAAGTGCATGTCTTTAGCGTTCATTTTAATTTTTTTTAACAATGCGTCCCCACGAGAAGAATTGCGATAATCGGGATGAACAGCTAGACAGGCCATTTCTCCTATTTTTTCCTTAAAAAAAGGATATAACGCTGCACAAGCAATAGTTAAATTATCATGTTCAATAATAGTAAATTTATCTACTTCTATTTCTAATTGCTCTCGTGATCTACGAACTAAAATTCCTTTATGTTCTAATGGACGAATTAATTCTAATATTCCTCCAATATCATTAATACTAGCTCCTCTTATTTTTTCTGCTGATTCCATAACCATTTGAGTACCAATACCATCACGAGAAAATAATTCTTGTAAAAGAGCTCCGCTTTTATGATAGCTAATTAAATGACTACGATTAACTCCACTCTTGCAGGCTTTTATTGATCCTTTTAAAAAACGAACAGTAGAGGAAATATAATCACCTTTTTTTTCCAATTTTTTAATTATATTTTTTATATCATTAGACAGTAATTCAGAAATAATTTTACCTTCGTCATTAATCACTCCTTGATTACCACAAAAACCTATCATTTTTTCTGCTTTTAGTTCAATGCTAACTTGAGTAGCTATTTCTTCGGAAGTTAAATTAAAACTTTCTCCTGTTACAGAAACAGCTACTGGACCAATTAAAACTATTGCTCCATTATTTAATTGACAATTAATTGCATTTTTATCAATCCTCCTAACTCTGCCACTATGACAGTAGTCTACGCCATCATCAACTCCTAATGGTTGTGAAATAATAAAATTACCACTAACCACGCTAATATTTGCTCCTTGAAGAGGGGTGTTAGTTAAACTCATCGACAAACGTGCGGTAATGTCAAGTTGCAATTTTCCTGCAGCCTGTTTCACTTGCTCCAAAGATGCTAAATCAGTAATACGTATAGATTTATGATAAATTATTTTGATATTTTTTTCTTTTAAACTAGTATTAATTTGAGGACAAGCGCCGTATACAACTACCAAACGAATGCCTAAACTATGTAATAATCCTATATCATTAATGATACTATAAAAATTTCCATATTTGATCGCTTCACCACCTAACATTATTACAAACGTTTTACCTCGATGAGCATTAATGTAAGGAACGCTGTGACGAAAACCCTGAACTAATTCAGTATTACGTTCTTTCATATCAATCCTCTTGCATTTTTAATGCAATATATATATTATTTTTTTGTTAATTTAATTTTTATCATCTCGGACAAGATAATATTAAAATTCTGAAAGGTTTTTTTGAATAATTTGAAAAAAGACAGGGTTGAATTAATTTTTTTAGAATAATTATAATTTTAATAATTATAATTTTAATATATTGGTTGCGGGGGCTGGATTTGAACCAACGACCTTCGGGTTATGAGCCCGACGAGCTACCAGACTGCTCCACCCCGCGCCTGTATTAATATACATATTACACTTTTATAAAAAAATTGCAATAATTTTTATAAAAAAATTGTTAATTAAAAATATTTTATTAATCAATAAGTTTGAATATATAAAAATGCAAAAAAAAATCATTAAAACAATAATATTTTTTAGTTTATTTTTTTTATTTGAAAAATCATATGCATATATAAATATCAATCAAGGACAACAGTATGAAAAAAAACTCATTCAAAATTTGACAAAAATAAAGCAAATAAATATTAAAAAAAAAATAATTAATGCAGAATCATTTTATATTCAAGTGGAAAAAATAAAAAAATTTTCTCCATCTTTATATTTAAAAAATGAGTCTACTTATAAAACAATTTTAAAATGGTTGAAAAAAAACTCTAATATTAATGAACTTAATGAATTTGGAATCAATTTATTTCAAATGAAAGGGATAGATAACTATGGTAATGTTAAAATAACTGGATATTATACCCCAATAGTACAAGCTAGAAAAATTAAAAAAAATAACTTTAAATATCCGATATATTCTATGCCTTATCATCTAAAAAAAAATGAACCTTTACCAAAAAGAAAAGATATATATAATGGAGTTTTAGATAAAAAATATATTTTAGCTTATAGTAATTCTTTAATAGATAACTTTATTATGGAAATTCAAGGTAGTGCATTTATAGATTATGGAAATAAGAAAAAATTAATATTTTTTAGCTACGCAGGAAAAAATGGTTGGCCCTATAAATCAATTGGACAAATCCTTATAAATCGAGGTGATATAGAAAAAAAAAATATGTCTATGCAGGCTATTAATAAATGGTTTACAAAACACACAAACAAAGAAATACAAGATTTATTTGAAAAAAATGAATCCTTTGTGTTCTTTAAAGAAACAAAAAAAAAACAGGTATATGGAGCAAGTGCTGTACCATTAATAGCGCAAACATCAGTAGCAGCTGATAATTCTATAATCAAAAAAGGAAGTGTAATTTTATTAAAAATACCAATACTTGATCAAAATGGTGTGTTTTTAAATAAATATGAAATGCGTTTAGTAATTGCTTTAGATGTAGGAGGTGCAATTAAAGGCCATCATTTTGATATTTATGAAGGAATTGGTACAAAAGCATCTATACTATCAGGTTATTATAATCATTATGGATATGCTTGGATACTGAATAAAAAATAATTAATTATATCAATTTAAATAATAAGAAAATATAAAAAATGAATATAATCCAATCAGGAATTACAGCTGAAAACTCATCTATTGCTATAATAATTGCTCGATTTAATGAATTTATTAATAAAAATTTATTACTAGGAGCACTAGATACCTTGAAAAGAATAGGTCAGGTACACGAAGAGAACATCTTAAAAATATATGTTCCTGGAACATATGAAATACCAACTATTGCAAGTTATATCGCAAAATCTGGAAAATATGATGCGATCATCGCTATAGGAACAATTATAAAAGGACAAACTGATCATTTTAAATATATCGCTAATGATACTAGTAGTAGTCTTTCTAGAATTAGCGCTCAATATTTTTTACCTATTACACTAGGGATACTAACAACTAAAAACATTGAGCAGTCAATTGAAAGATCTGGAACAAAAATGGGAAACAAAGGATCTGATGCCGCTTTAGCCGCATTAGAAATGATTAATGTTATGAAAAAATTAAAAAAAGTAATATATTATTAAACATCTATTTTAATATTCAACTATTTATAATGAAATATACTGAATTTGAAATTATATCAAAATACTTTAAACGTAATCAAAAAAAAGATGTTAATGAAATTAAAGGTATTGGAGATGATAGTGCTTTAATAAAAATACCAAAAAATAATATTCTTGCAATTAGTACTGATACACTAGTTGAAGGAACTCATTTTTTAAAAAATATATCTCCTGAAGATTTAGGATATAAAACAGTAGCAGTTAATCTCAGTGATCTTGCTGCTATGGGTGCTGAACCCAAGTGGACAACATTATCTATTACAATGCCTGAATCTAATAATATATGGCTAAAAAAATTTAGTAGCAGTTTTTTTAAAATATTAAACAAGTATAATGTACGATTAATTGGTGGCGATACAAACCGCGGATCATTAAGCATCACTTTAAGTATGTATGGGTTACTAAAAAAACAGATTGCATTGCTAAGAAGTAATGCTAATATAGGAGATTTGATTTATGTAACTGGAACTCTTGGGGAAAGTGCAGCCGGTTTATTTTTACTTAAAAAAAATATTTTTATAAAAAACGTAAATATACGAAATTATTTGATTAAAAAACATTTAAATCCTATACCCAGAGTTTCTGAAGGTATGGCTCTTAGAAAAATTGCAAATGCAGCTATTGATTTATCAGACGGATTAATTGCCGATTTAGATCACATATTAAATGATAGTCAATGCGGAGCAAATATTAATTTAAATAAAATTCCTATTTCAAAAGTTTTAATTGACAACTTTCAAAGTCAAAATTATCTGAATTGGGCATTAAATGTAGGAGAAGATTATGAGTTATGTTTTACTATCTCAAAAAAAAATATAGATAAACTAAAAATAATCAAAAAAAAATTCTTAGTAAATTTCACATGTATTGGATACATTACACCTATTGAACAAGGTTTTAATTTATTTGATAACCAAAAGAAAATTATCTTTAAAAAAAAAGGTTTTAATCACTTTGATTAAAAGTTTATAAAAAATTTAAAAAATATGTTGGTTAAATATGAACGATATATTTTACATGAAAAGAGCAATAGAACTTAGTAAATTAGGTGAATTTACTACAGCACCAAATCCTAATGTAGGATGTGTTATTGTCAAAAATAACATAATTGTTGGTGAAGGATGGCATGAACAAGCAGGAAAAAATCATGCAGAAATTAATGCATTAATTATGGCTGGAGAAAAAGCACAAGGAGGAACAGCTTATGTAACATTAGAACCATGTAATCATTTTGGTAAAACCCCTCCATGCTGTAATGCACTCATTAAATCTGGAATTAATCGTGTTGTCATTTCTAATATAGATCCTAATCCTAAAATTTCTGGTAATGGAATACTATATTTAAAAAAACACGGTATTTGTGTAAAAACAGGTTTGCTATCAAAAGAATCAAAACAATATAATAAAGGGTTTTTTAAAAGAATGAAAACTGGATTTCCATGAATACAGCTTAAAATAGCTATATCAATCGATGGAAGAATTGCAATGAGAAACGGCGATAGTAAATGGATTACTTCAAAACAGGCGCGTCAAGATGTTCAAAAATTTCGAGCAAAAAGTTCAGTAATTCTAAGTAGCAGTTCTACTATTTTAAGTGATAATCCTTTATTAAACGTACGATATAAAGAGCTTGATAAAAAAACACTATCTATTTTCCCTAATAAAATATTTCAACATCCAATAAGAGTAATTATAGATAGCAAAAATCGTGTTCAACCGTCACATAATATTATTAAAACAAAAGGGAAAATTTGGTTAATTAGATTAAAATCTGATAGAAAAATATGGCCTAAAAATACAACTCAAATTATAGAAAAAGATCATAATAAAAAAATTAATATATTTTCTCTTTTAAAATTCTTAGGACAGTCAGAAATTAACAATGTTTGGATAGAAGCTGGCAGTACTTTATCGGGATTCTTATTAAATTCATATTTAATTGATGAATTAATTATATATATGGCTCCTAAAATACTTGGACATGAAGCAAAACCATTATGTATGATTTATGAAAAATTAAAAATATCGAACTCTCTTCAATTCAAGTTTAAAAATATTTGTCAAATAGGTCCCGATATAAGATTAATCTTATCTCCCAAAAAAATATAATACTAATATATTAAATATATAAGAGAAATTTTATTTATGAAACCATCTTTTCGAAGAAAAGCACGCGCATGTGCATTACAAGTATTGTATTCTTGGGAAATATCTCATAACAATATTAAAGAAAGTGCCATCTATTTTTTAAAAGAAAAAAATAAAAAAAATATTGATATTGTATACTTTTATGAATTAATTATTGGAATTACATACGACTGTAAAAATATAGATAATTTAATGAAACCTTATTTATTTAGATCATTAAAAGAATTAGGACATATTGAAAGGGCAATTCTTAGAATTTCATTTTATGAATTACATAAAAGAAATGATATACCTTATAAAGTTTCAATTAATGAAGGTATTGAACTAGCTAAATTATTTGGTTCTGAAGATAGTCATAAATTTATCAATGGTGTTTTAGATAAAGCAGTATTTAAAATGGGATATAACAAAAAAGTTGTTATCGCATAATCATATGATAAAAAATCATATCTATTCTATACTATACTATTAATATTTTTTATATTATTGTCTTAGCCAATAAAATATTTGTTTATAGATACCTTCAGAATCTAATTTATAGACATGTCTAATTTCTTCTTGCGTGCCTTGAGGGATAAATGTATCCGGTAGTCCAATATTTAAAACTGGCAGAAAAATCTTATTTACCATAATGAATTCGTTAACAGCACTGCCTGCTCCACCAGAAATAACACCTTCTTCAAGAGTGATAAAGAATTTATTTTGAGAAGATAATTTCAAAATCATACTTTTATCTAAAGGCTTAACAAAACGCATATCAACTAATGTTGCATCTAACTTTTCTGCTGCACAATAAGCATTGTGCAACAAAATACCAAAATTTAAAATAGCTATTTTTTTACCTCTTCTTTTTATAAGAGATTTTCCTATTGGAATTCTATTCATAGGCATTAATAATTCTCCTACACCGTATCCTTTAGGATATCTTACTACACTAGGACCCTTATTATGCATATAGCCAGTATAAAGCATTTGACGACATTCGTTTTCATTGCTAGGTGTCATAATAACTATACCTGGAATACACCTTAGATAAGCTAGATCAAAAACTCCCTGATGAGTTTGACCATCATTCCCAACAATCCCAGCTCTATCGACAGCAAACAAAACAGATAGTTTTTGTAAAGCTATGTCATGTATAAGTTGATCATAAGCTCTTTGAAAAAAAGTAGAATAAATTGAAACAACTGGTTTATAGCCACTAATTGCAAGACCTGCTGCAAAAGTAACTGCATGTTGTTCAGCAATAGCAACATCAAAATATTGATTTGGAAAGAGACGAGAAAATTTCACCATTCCAGACCCTTCACACATTGCAGGTGTGATAGCTATTAATTTTTTATCAAATGCAGCTATTTCACAAAGCCAGGTACCAAAAACATCTGAATAACTAAGAGATTTTGAAACTGATGAATCACGTGAAGATATTGTATGCCATTTGATAGGATTTAGCTCAGCAGGAAGATAACCTTTTCCTTTTTTAGTTACAAGATGCAATAAATACGTACCTTTTTTATTCTTGATTTTTTTTAATGTATTAATAATAGAAAAAATATTATGCCCATCAAATGGTCCTAAATACTTACATCCTAAATTAGAAAAAATTGAATTAAAAGATATAGAATGATTTTGAATTCGTTTATCTTTAAAAAATAGCTTCTTATTCAATAAACGTATTTTTTTTCGGTTTTTTTGAGTATTTTGAACACTTCTTAAAATTTTTAAATGCTTGTTTAAAGCTCCGACGTTTCTTGAAATAGACATTTGATTATCATTCAATATAACTAATAAATTAGATTGTATTTCACCAGCATGGTTTATAGCTTCAAATGCCATACCAGCAGTCATTGCACCATCACCAATAATACATATAGTTTTTCTATTTCTACCTTCTTTTTCAGCTGCAATAGACATTCCTAAACCTGCGCTGATTGAAGTAGAAGAATGACCGACACTTAAAGAATCATATTCACTTTCTTCTCGACAAGGGAAAGAATGTAATCCATTTTTTTTTCTAATACTGTTTATTTTTTCACCTCTACCAGTCAATATTTTATGAGGATATGCCTGATGCCCTGTATCCCATAATAAATTATCAAATGGGGTATTATACACATAATGAAGAGCTACAGTAATTTCTACTACACCTAATCCAGAAGCAAAGTGTCCTTTAGAAATACTCACTACGTCTAACAAGTATTCTCGTAGTTCAAAACATAATTGTGGCAACTGTTCGACACTTAAAAGTCGTAAATTTTCTACTGAATTAGCAAAAGATAAAATTGGATATTTGTTAAAATTAAAATTCATTAGATACTCATTATTAAATTTATTTCATACATTTGATGATAAATTTTATTAATTTTTCTAGTATGTTGGTATTGAAATTTTTTTTTTTAAACTATTTAATGCTAAAAATGATTTCTTATGTAATTGTTTTATTTTTTTTCTTGATTCATCTAAACCTATTATTAATGGATAAGTATGTTTTTTAATAATTTTTTTATTGTCTGTTTTTACACTATCTTTTTTAAAATCTAAAATATCATCCTGAATTTGAAATGCCAAACCAATAGAAATCGAAAAAAGATCTAATATTGATAATATAGATTTAGAAAAATTATTAGAAGAAAAATATACTAAACGTACAGCAGAACGCATTAAAAAAGAAGTTTTATATAAATTAATTATTTCTAATTCAGATAAATTTACATCTTTTTTTTCTGCTTCTAAATCTAAATTTTGACCCATGCACATCCCAGATGAACCAATGGAATAAGATAATTCAGAAATCATTTTTATACGTTTTAAATTAGATACATTTGGCATAAAACTGTTTGATAGAATATTAAACGCAAGACTTTGCAAAGCATCACCAGCAAGTAAAGAAGTACTTTCACCGTATTTTACATGACAAGATATCTTTCCTCTTCTAAAATTATCATTATCCATACAGGGTAAGTCATCATGTATTAAAGAGTATGAATGAATAAATTCGATGGCAGTAGATATAACATCTAATGTAGTAATATTAACTTTAAAAACATCTCCAGTTGAATATATTAAAGATGAACGCAATCTTTTACTACCTGAAAATACACTATATTTCATTGCTTTTAAAAGACTTGATTTTTGAAAAGGCAACTGATTTAATGTATAAAATAATTTTTGATTAATACGATGTTTGTATCTCTCATATAGATGAAAAAAATGCATATTTAGCACCTAAAAAAATAAATATTTATTATATATAAAAATTTGATTATACTATAAATAAAATCTATTTCTTAGAAAAAAACTAAAAATCAACCATAATAAAATTATAAATAATTCAAAATAAAATATCTGTGAAAAGTTTAAAAAACTATATAACCATCCGCTAAAAACACCTCCAAAAAAAATACCTAAAAATTGACTAGTAGAATAAATGCTCATTATACTACCTCTATAATTATTTGATAATTGCCTGCTAAGATGTGAAGAAAGAAAAACTTCAAGAAAGTTAAAAGATATAAAAAAAATCTGTAAAGAAATTATTAAAAATAATAAATTTTTTTGTGCTGATAAAAAAATAATTTCTGAAAAAAGAATAAATAAAATACAAATTTCAATAATATTTTCTAAAATATATTTATATTTACAATAAAATATAAATAAGAATAAAACAAAAAAAGAAATTAATATAGTACCTAAATATACTTTCCAATGATTGTCTAAAGAAAAACCAGATATTTCAAACTGATTAGGAATCATCGTGAACTTAATCATCAATAAAAAATGTAAAAAAAATACTCCTAAATAAAATCTAAAAAAAACTTTATTTAAAACAAAGTTTAATACTTTTTTATATGAATGGAGAGTTTTATTTTGTTTTAATATATTTTTTTTTGAAAAAGGAACAAAAAAACAAACAATTATCATACAAACAATAGATAAAAATGCAGATATCCAAAAAATAGAAAAAAACCCAAAATAATGAACAATTATAGGACCAGAAACTACAGCAATTAAGAAGGAAATAGCAAAGCTAACACCTATAGCAGCAATAGATTTAACACGGTTTTCTTCACGGATCAAATCAGATAAAAAAGCCATACACACACCAGATATAGCTCCCGAACCCTGAAAAAATCTACCAATAATTAAACCCCAAATGGAATGAATACTAGCTGATATAATATTTCCTATAAAAAACATAAAAAGACCTAGTAAAATTATTTTCTTTCGATTGAATTTATCAGATAATATTCCAAATGGAATTTGAAAAATTACCTGAGAAATTCCATAAATACCCATTGATAACCCGATTAAAAATTTATTACCACCATCTAAAAGCATGCCATATTTACTTAAAATAGGAAGAATCATAAACATTCCTAACATACGTAATAAAAAAATTACGCAAAAACTTAATGTAACTTGTAATTCTAAAAAGTTCATTTTATAATCCTTTATACTCAATTTAATATTTTTTTAAAATTTATATCCAGATTAAAATATATTTATCAAAAAAATGAATACTGATAACAAAATATTATATACATATGAAAATCTTGAAAAAGATTCAGAGGGATATTTAAAGAAAACTAAAGATTGGAATATAAAATTAGCAGAAGAAATCGCAAAAAGAGAAAATATTACTCTAAGTTCTGATCACTGGAAAGTAATAATTTTTGTACGTAAATTTTATTTTAAATTTAATATAACACCATCGATGAGAATGTTAATTAAAAGCATCCAAAAAGAAATAGGAAAATCTAAAATGAATAGTATTTATTTATTTAAACTCTTTCCTAAAGGACCTGCTAAACAAGCCAGCAAAATTGCTGGAATACCTAAACCAGTCAAATGCTTATAAAAAAAATAAATTAAAATATTTTAAAAAAAAACATCGATTGATATCAAAAAATTAAAAAAAACAATAACAATAATTGAGAAATAAAATAGTTTCCTAGCATTTTTCTTATCATTATTCTTTTTTATATTAGAATAAGATAAAAACGACCAATAAAAATTTACAATAGAAGAGAGAAGTAAAAAATTATAACTTAAATAACCCAAAAAAGTAAATAACGAACTAAAAAAAGAAAAATTAAGAACATAAAAAAAAATATGTTTTTTTGTTATAGCAACACCCTTCACAACAGAAAAAACAGGAATTTTAGCTTCTCTATAGTCCTTTATTCTCATAATAGAAATAGAATAAAAATGAGACATTTGCCAAAATATCACAATAACAAATAACAATATAGAACATATATCAATGGTATTAGAAACTGCGGTATAACCAATAACAGATGGTGTAGAACCCGAAAAACTTCCGATAAATGTAGAATAAAATGATCTTCTTTTATAAAACATGGTATATAAAACCACATAAATAAAAAAACCAAAAACAGCTAAACTCATTGATATAAAATTTACTAAACAACCTAATATAGATAAACCTAAAACGCCTAAAAAAATAGCAAAATTGAATACAGAAAAAACAGGAAGCAATTTTTTTGATAGAACTCTGTTACTTGTACGCTTCATTTTTTTATCTATATCAATATCGATTAAATTGTTAAAAACACAAGCAGAAGCAATTA is a genomic window of Buchnera aphidicola str. APS (Acyrthosiphon pisum) containing:
- a CDS encoding MFS transporter encodes the protein MNFLELQVTLSFCVIFLLRMLGMFMILPILSKYGMLLDGGNKFLIGLSMGIYGISQVIFQIPFGILSDKFNRKKIILLGLFMFFIGNIISASIHSIWGLIIGRFFQGSGAISGVCMAFLSDLIREENRVKSIAAIGVSFAISFLIAVVSGPIIVHYFGFFSIFWISAFLSIVCMIIVCFFVPFSKKNILKQNKTLHSYKKVLNFVLNKVFFRFYLGVFFLHFLLMIKFTMIPNQFEISGFSLDNHWKVYLGTILISFFVLFLFIFYCKYKYILENIIEICILFILFSEIIFLSAQKNLLFLIISLQIFFISFNFLEVFLSSHLSRQLSNNYRGSIMSIYSTSQFLGIFFGGVFSGWLYSFLNFSQIFYFELFIILLWLIFSFFLRNRFYL
- a CDS encoding TusE/DsrC/DsvC family sulfur relay protein; protein product: MNTDNKILYTYENLEKDSEGYLKKTKDWNIKLAEEIAKRENITLSSDHWKVIIFVRKFYFKFNITPSMRMLIKSIQKEIGKSKMNSIYLFKLFPKGPAKQASKIAGIPKPVKCL
- the cyoE gene encoding heme o synthase, with protein sequence MFKNYIEITKPGIIIGNSTLITGGFLFASRHAAFNYVLFIYTILGASLVIASACVFNNLIDIDIDKKMKRTSNRVLSKKLLPVFSVFNFAIFLGVLGLSILGCLVNFISMSLAVFGFFIYVVLYTMFYKRRSFYSTFIGSFSGSTPSVIGYTAVSNTIDICSILLFVIVIFWQMSHFYSISIMRIKDYREAKIPVFSVVKGVAITKKHIFFYVLNFSFFSSLFTFLGYLSYNFLLLSSIVNFYWSFLSYSNIKKNNDKKNARKLFYFSIIVIVFFNFLISIDVFF